In a single window of the Thermus amyloliquefaciens genome:
- a CDS encoding amidohydrolase family protein yields MFWLRTELWTAEVVYTGFGTPMLRGAIAVQGKHVVGQGPLEELRRRFPEAEVVPKGKALFPPPVNAHTHLDLSLHPLYRGPFSGFIPHVVAHRAKRGLEAARRGLEELLASGVGAFADIVFHEEVMDFLLEESPLPGVAFYEVFAPDPSVAEEVFQRVRARVEAWRRKEGRVRVGLSPHAPYSVSAPLLRRLAQYAKAEGLPLMVHAGESPEEVAFLLRGEGPLAEVHRRFSQTPWTPPGLSPVRYLHALGVLGPSTLLVHGVQVDEEEVRLLAETGTKVVLCPRSNAGLGVGEPPLALYARHGVEVALGTDSRASSPDLDVKGEALFLWGKAEPRLLVRALTRGGYRALGLPTPRLTRGSPARLVHSL; encoded by the coding sequence ATGTTCTGGCTAAGGACTGAGCTCTGGACCGCCGAGGTGGTCTACACGGGCTTCGGCACCCCCATGCTCCGGGGGGCCATCGCCGTGCAGGGGAAGCACGTGGTAGGCCAAGGCCCCCTGGAGGAGCTGAGGCGCCGCTTCCCCGAGGCGGAGGTGGTGCCCAAGGGAAAGGCCCTCTTCCCTCCCCCGGTGAACGCCCACACCCACCTGGACCTCTCCCTCCACCCCCTCTACCGGGGCCCCTTCTCCGGCTTCATCCCCCACGTGGTGGCCCACCGCGCCAAGCGGGGCCTGGAGGCGGCGCGGAGGGGCCTGGAGGAGCTTCTGGCCTCCGGGGTGGGGGCCTTTGCCGACATCGTGTTCCACGAGGAGGTGATGGACTTCCTCCTGGAGGAAAGCCCCCTGCCCGGGGTGGCCTTCTACGAGGTCTTCGCCCCGGACCCCAGCGTGGCGGAGGAGGTCTTCCAAAGGGTGCGGGCCAGGGTGGAGGCCTGGAGGAGGAAGGAGGGCCGGGTGAGGGTGGGCCTCTCCCCCCACGCCCCCTACTCCGTGAGCGCCCCCCTCCTGAGGAGGCTTGCCCAGTACGCCAAGGCCGAAGGCCTTCCCCTCATGGTCCACGCGGGGGAAAGCCCCGAGGAGGTGGCCTTCCTCCTAAGGGGGGAAGGCCCCTTGGCCGAGGTCCACCGCCGCTTTAGCCAAACCCCCTGGACGCCCCCGGGCCTCAGCCCCGTGCGCTACCTCCACGCCCTGGGGGTCCTGGGGCCCAGCACCCTCCTGGTGCACGGAGTGCAGGTGGACGAGGAGGAGGTGAGGCTCTTGGCGGAGACGGGCACCAAGGTGGTCCTGTGCCCGCGCTCCAACGCCGGGCTAGGGGTGGGCGAGCCCCCCCTGGCCCTCTACGCCCGCCACGGGGTGGAGGTGGCCCTGGGCACCGACTCCCGGGCCAGCAGCCCCGACCTGGACGTGAAGGGCGAGGCCCTGTTCCTCTGGGGGAAGGCGGAGCCCAGGCTCCTGGTGCGGGCCCTGACCCGGGGAGGGTACCGGGCCTTGGGCCTTCCCACCCCCCGCCTGACCCGGGGAAGCCCCGCCCGTCTGGTACACTCCCTCTGA